A window of Pseudomonas alcaliphila JAB1 genomic DNA:
GGACACCGCCACGCCGATCACCAGCGCCCAGAACGGCGCGCTGATACCGAACAGGCTGAACTTGCTCATGGCCACCACCAGGGCGACGAATGCACCGATCTGGCAACCGGTGTCTTTGTGGAAGGCCTGCTGCAACGAGCTGAGCAACACGCCGATCATCGCCAGGCCGGCGATCACCAGGATCAACTCACGCGGCAAGGCGAGGATGAACGGCACGGCGATACCGGCGAATACGCCAAACAGGGCGAACAGCACGCCATTGACCAGGGTCGCCCCGTAGCGTTGACGCGGATCGTCGCCGGCCTGCTCGGAACCGCAGATCGCCGTCATCGGCCCGGCGATATTGGCGTTGTGTCCGCCCAACAGCCCGGCCAGCATGCCGCCCACGCCGCTCACCACGGTCATCGCATTGACCGGAGGCTTGTAGCCCTCGACCATCAGCACACCGGTGGCCTGGGCATTCTCGGCACCGATTACCAGCGCCGCCAGCGGCACCGATATGGCAAAGAAGGTCTCCAGGGTGAACATGGGCGTGGTGAAAGCCGGCATGACGAAGGCGATGTCCACATCCGCCGGTTTCAGCAGGCCCAGAGCCAGGGCCGCGGCGAAGCCCACCAGCCCGGCAGCCAGCACCGGCGGCACCGCCTTGAAGAAGCGCATGACCAGGAAGTAGGTCAGCGCCGCCA
This region includes:
- a CDS encoding benzoate/H(+) symporter BenE family transporter, whose amino-acid sequence is MLGKKANTDIAPPSDASSGYSIREAINLKSVSAGVVAALFGCSGPALIVISAAEAGQLSNGQTVAWLFAIYVLGGLISIGMALRYRQPICGAYSIPGAAIMIAALAGLDFRQAVGAFIMSGALVLLLGLSGVIGKLMRWLPMPIVMAMIAGAMIRFGVGAVEAVGSVPLMAGLAALTYFLVMRFFKAVPPVLAAGLVGFAAALALGLLKPADVDIAFVMPAFTTPMFTLETFFAISVPLAALVIGAENAQATGVLMVEGYKPPVNAMTVVSGVGGMLAGLLGGHNANIAGPMTAICGSEQAGDDPRQRYGATLVNGVLFALFGVFAGIAVPFILALPRELILVIAGLAMIGVLLSSLQQAFHKDTGCQIGAFVALVVAMSKFSLFGISAPFWALVIGVAVSWVLGELHRERAA